A single genomic interval of Alcaligenes sp. SDU_A2 harbors:
- the dinB gene encoding DNA polymerase IV produces the protein MQHGTERRIAHVDMDAFYASVELLRYPHLRGLPVVIGGRSTQAPRQLPDGSWQLARLADYVGRGVATTSTYEARQLGVFSAMGLMKAAQLAPQAILLPADFQAYRHYSRLFKQAVATVSEHIEDRGIDEIYVDLSHCTQDSLMLAEQIRSAVRQATGLSCSVGITPNKLLSKIASELNKPNGACVLTMDDVPARIWPLSVGKINGIGPKSFQKLAGLGIHLIGELAAAPAELLQEHFGLRYAQWLMAVSRGQDDRPLSTERTPKSTSRETTFERDLHVRQDRARLSAVLQSLCEQLEQDLRKCGMCAQTIGIKLKFEDFQIVTRDVSLPVPVLQADAILAAARQNLKRAVLDRRLRLLGVKASALLPIDELPAQQPRQLTLDSLF, from the coding sequence GTGCAGCACGGGACAGAGCGACGCATTGCGCATGTGGATATGGACGCGTTCTACGCGTCCGTGGAACTGCTGCGCTATCCGCACTTGCGCGGCCTGCCGGTGGTGATCGGTGGGCGCAGCACGCAGGCACCACGCCAATTGCCGGATGGCAGCTGGCAACTGGCGCGGCTGGCCGACTATGTGGGGCGCGGGGTGGCGACCACATCCACCTACGAGGCGCGTCAATTGGGGGTGTTTTCGGCGATGGGCCTGATGAAAGCCGCCCAGCTGGCGCCCCAGGCCATTTTGCTGCCCGCCGATTTCCAGGCCTATCGGCATTATTCGCGCTTGTTCAAGCAGGCCGTGGCCACGGTGTCCGAGCATATCGAAGACCGTGGCATCGATGAGATCTATGTTGATCTTAGCCACTGTACCCAAGACAGCCTGATGCTGGCCGAGCAGATACGCAGCGCCGTCAGGCAGGCCACTGGCTTGAGCTGTTCGGTCGGCATTACCCCTAACAAATTGTTATCCAAGATCGCCTCGGAGCTGAACAAGCCCAATGGTGCCTGCGTGCTGACCATGGACGATGTGCCAGCGCGCATCTGGCCTTTATCGGTGGGCAAGATCAACGGTATAGGCCCCAAGTCCTTCCAGAAGCTGGCGGGTCTGGGCATCCATTTGATTGGCGAACTGGCGGCGGCTCCGGCCGAATTGCTGCAGGAGCATTTCGGGCTGCGCTATGCCCAATGGTTGATGGCGGTTTCCCGTGGACAGGACGACAGGCCCCTGTCTACCGAGCGCACGCCCAAATCCACCAGCCGCGAAACGACGTTTGAGCGCGACCTGCATGTGCGTCAGGATCGTGCCCGTCTGTCGGCGGTATTGCAGTCCTTGTGCGAACAGTTGGAGCAGGATCTGCGCAAGTGTGGCATGTGCGCGCAGACCATAGGCATCAAGCTCAAGTTCGAGGATTTCCAGATCGTGACCCGCGATGTGTCCTTGCCGGTGCCGGTGTTGCAGGCCGACGCGATTTTGGCCGCCGCGCGTCAGAACCTGAAGCGCGCGGTGCTGGATCGGCGTTTGCGTTTATTGGGGGTCAAGGCCAGCGCCCTGCTGCCTATCGACGAATTACCCGCCCAGCAGCCGCGTCAATTGACGCTGGACAGCCTGTTTTGA
- a CDS encoding sigma-70 family RNA polymerase sigma factor yields the protein MNDHSSGDVLSASDMQQKLHVLYCDHRAWLHDWLRRRLGCSHHAADLVQDAYVRVIVSGRIPMPERARPHLMQIAKGLVIDRYRRQQVEQAYLHALAQLPEPCVASPEEQAITLELLLRICAALDGLPSRVREVFLLSRFDGLTYSVIAQRQGIAVATVRKYMLQGAQACFAVMADGLGDVELPL from the coding sequence GTGAACGACCATTCTTCCGGGGACGTGCTGTCGGCGTCCGACATGCAGCAAAAGCTGCATGTTCTGTATTGCGATCATCGTGCCTGGCTGCACGATTGGCTGCGCCGCCGGCTGGGCTGTTCGCATCATGCCGCCGATCTGGTGCAGGATGCGTATGTGCGCGTCATTGTGTCGGGGCGGATTCCCATGCCCGAGCGGGCGCGTCCGCATTTGATGCAAATCGCCAAGGGGCTGGTCATTGACCGGTATCGTCGTCAGCAGGTTGAACAGGCGTATCTGCACGCTCTGGCGCAGTTGCCCGAGCCATGTGTGGCCTCTCCCGAAGAACAGGCCATCACGCTGGAGCTGTTGCTGCGCATTTGTGCTGCGCTCGATGGTTTGCCGTCCCGTGTCCGGGAGGTGTTTTTGCTGTCCCGTTTTGATGGCCTGACCTATTCGGTCATTGCACAGCGTCAGGGTATTGCCGTGGCGACGGTGCGCAAGTACATGTTGCAAGGGGCACAGGCCTGCTTTGCGGTGATGGCCGATGGGCTTGGCGATGTGGAGTTGCCGCTGTGA